From the Diachasmimorpha longicaudata isolate KC_UGA_2023 chromosome 15, iyDiaLong2, whole genome shotgun sequence genome, the window ATTCATCAGTGAGATCACGAAAGTCTCACAagagtgatgatgatgatgataccAAAGCCAAAGATTGTTCACATCGAGAGAGAAGTATTGCCAATGGACTCAAATTAGCCCAAACACAGGCCATCGCTGTTGCTGGCTTCTTCGCTGATGTTGATGCACGTCAATGGAGAGTTTGCGAATCCTGTTTGTCACATCGGGCCTCATTTCACGGCAGAGGTGATGATAGTCggatagaaagaaaaaaaaatatcaaatgtaTTGAGTCAATCGCGATGGGAGAGATATGTCAATTGAAGTTTGCTCGATGCATGCACTATCTGAGCTTTTGTACACACTTACCCAATTAACAATGCTTTGCAAGGcacgcgtttttttttttattatacagAATCACAAAGTATCACACTTTATTGGCAGTTTAGAATGTTCATCTGGTGTACTCGAGCgggggtggatttttttaatgagagttTGGGGTGGGTGAGGTCGTGCTGGAGTACATTGGAGATGAGGCAGCTTTTTCGGGGAATGACATTGCTAATTGGAGATGATGATGTTCAACAGTTTCGTGGGCCGGTGAGAGCAATGGAGGCGTAGGCTCGGAGAGGTTGTCCCACAGCTTGCCCGGCAGTCCGTCTGATAGGAAGCCCAATTTCGAGGTCATTGGAAGTGCAGAGAGTTTGGTGGGACGGGTGAGTTGGAtttgcggggggggggggggggataaggctgaagattttatttttgggtGCAGAAGGTTGATGGAGAGGGGAATGTGAAgtattgaagattttttttgcatttttttggatgaaatggaggtggaaaaataattttctggtGTCTCTTCATGAAAAGTTACTCCTCGTCTAGAAGAGACTGTCTTTGTGGTCTGGGAGAGCTATTTCCACTTGACcttcatgaatttttaccTTATAGAATAGTAGAAATTGACCTATAGTAATTAATACCAGACAACTGTTGTTAAAATTACTATTCACTCAagtaattaagaaaaattcatcaggAAAGTTCAAAAATGTATTCCTCAAGAACCACAACTttaaacaattggaaaaaatcaacagaatTAACCCACCAATTCCCTAGATGTcctcattaaattttgaaaattctaagtaaaaattatatttaaaatttttttttcacattttttttttaattatcaatttgatCTCTCTTATCAATGGGTGTCAATCACAACAGGTACTAGCTGAACAAGGATTAGGTAAATACTGTGACCAAGATTTTGTCCGTTACACATCTCGAGAGATGCAGGAGGCCCTTGACATGACCCGCGAAGAGATGGACCGTGCGGCCCATCAGTTACTGTTACGTGAGCGTCGGGGCCAGCCATTGACCTTTCAACTACAACAGAGTATGGATCAGCATTGGAATCCGAGACCTCAGGGCCCAAGGGAAGTAGCTTACGAGCAACTGCGGGAACAAATGCCCTCATTAGAGCAGCCACAATTATCCCTCCAGCCTCAGCCACAGCAGCAACAACAACAGCAGATGTATCGTGAGCAGCCGCCTTCTTAGCGGCTAAGAATTCACCAGGTAATGCTTGAACCACTCATTAGCAACGAATTCATATTACTCATCGGTTTTATTTCGAAATGCGTATTTTAAAGTTCGTCAGCGAttgggaattaaaaattgaaatatgagGGATAAGACAATTCGGTTTCTCattcacattaaattttttttcgaattaattTCGAATTAACAATTGGTTACTGATTATAAATTTCGAATGGGAATTGGGTAATCAAAGCGTAATACGTCTTTTGAACTACAAGAtgtcaaatttttttgtttagatttttgaaaattgggtcgatttgtttttcaattaaaaagaaaattatcgattattattttgagggtttcgttattttgttgaaagttaattttttaaaaacttttctttactttttttcaatttcaaaagacaaaaaatgaaagataatcCACTTTGTCATCAAAAATTCCCgaagaaaagaaatttttcgtttcattaCTTAATGTGACTTGATTGGAAAAGCCCATTAATTGCGAAAATAATATTGATGCAATTGTTATGGAATTTCCATCGCAAAGTCCtcacatttcaatttttctattttttatgctCGTGAATTCTTGCAAAACATCTCCGATTCTTTCACTTCCACATCAGATGAAGTATTTCCAGAGAATCATTAGTAATTCGCATTATTCTCTAGTTAGACCCAAAGTTGCattctaaaattatttatccactgAATGTGAAAGAAGTGCTGGTGATGTGTAATAAAaggcaaacaaaaaaaatcggaatgaaaaataaaccataaaaaaaatttgaaattattaaatcagctatttccaaagaatcaTTGAATCTCTCTATCGTCACTTTCACCTATAACTGTGAATTTTAATAAAGAACTAATCTTATTGTTGAGAAGTACCGTGACTATCCATTTGTCTGGACAAATAACTAACtgtcattaaattttaaaaagataGTTTACATCGAGGTAAATGACGATACTcaaggaatgaatgaaaagtTATGAAGTTATATTGTTATACAGTCCTGTTTCACAAGTTGTAATCGTCGTCATCATTTCTAGTATTCAGAAGGGGGGGTAATTATAATCATCGATAACATGGAGTGTGCGAGTGAATGAGCATGTCCGTACGAAATAATTCTATCGGAAAATTGGGGGAATTCTATCGAGAAATCATTTGGATTTTTATCGAACATtattcttcgatttttttcaaaaaatccgaaaaaaaactaatattGTTTTTTAGTAATTAAATATCAGATTACACCGGTCCCTGGGTCCCATCCTCGGATAATAAAACCGCAGATTACACCATTTTCCAATATTATCGGGAAAAAAACAGAAAGATCAATAAAAATGCAATTGAACGTTTAAATTAATTCGCTagattttccaatgaaattatttcgtaCGTGAAATACCAGAGGAATatataaattcataaatacaATATATAAAACTATATATACATAACAAGTGCCTaagtatttaataataattaatttcggaCCAGAGAATACCTTTTATCAACTTAGAGACAAACAAAAATATGttaatcattgagttttgaaTAATACGTTGTTCTTTCGATTGTATACGCATCTGCATTCGACTggtaaatgaaataaaatcagcTCTCATGGTGTTAAATGCGTTACTCATTAAATTTGGGAGTTAGTGATTGTGAAAAACTATGAAAATTAggtaattaaaacaaaataatgaagGGGGGAGGATAGAAGAAATATGAATCACGAATGAACTATTATACAATAagtaaataacaattttatcgTGTAAAACTCGCTTTTCGACGTTGTCCTTATTGTATTTACCAACTGTCTTTGTCTAAATATCTTTTTTGTACTTAAAAGAAATTGTAAATGAGGGATTTACTGATGTTAAAACATGATATTGAGGGATTAATgattcagtagtgaagtgggTAAGGGGATTGCGTCCCAATGAAGATCaatcagtcaaaaaaaaatagtagaaaccaatcaaaaataattcagagtaatttcatttcaattttctctgTGAAAATTCCTTTAACTTTCCCTTTCTTCCCGAAAATCATTTTACACAACTGAGTCACTtgatttttctcctcaataTTTCCATTCACGTTATCAGAAACACCCACTCCACTACTGAATTGatatcgttaattttttttgtagatccCACGCCGTTTATAGAATTTTACtgtgattaaaaataataaaaataacaagatAAAAAAACTACAGGGGCTACGGagtttacaattaaaaaagaagaatttaCTCTCGTATTTTTATCGAACTGACAATTGTTACGTCTATTGGATTTTAGTTCGCCCCCCTATTGAATATACTCATTGTTTAGtatcaaaaaatcaattgcgACCAAATACTTTgcacaaaaatataaatattgagTGAAGTGTTTTTTATTATGCAACCAATATGTCATTTACTGAGTGCCTGATTTTATAAGTGGCTTTGCCATCGTAAGTCGAGCTAAGCACTATTCATTCGAAAATTAAACTCTTGGTTCAGCTTTGTGTTGGAGTATAtcagtaaataaattatataaatacaaatccatcgaaaaaaaaaaacattggagAATTAGATTGAGGCACGTTGTAGGAGAAGTTTAGAAGAATAAATATGAAAGCGTATTAGGAAAATGTGGAGTTGATGAAGAATGATGACATTACAACGGACTTTATTTGAACATATTTTTCCGAGTGCCGTtaatgtgaaaataaatttatttgttgaatattattGTGTGTAAATATATACACTTGTATTACGAGTTATtcacagagaaagagagagagagcgagagagaacgataatccttgaaaattaataaaattgatacgTGAAAATTAAGGAGATATTGATGATTCGAATTGATAACAATGTAGATAGGAAATTTGCACGATTCTGTTGGTGaagtaattttaaaaaatacaaaaaaattctaaacacTGTTTCATCCTCATTAAATCGTGTATTGGActttgtttaattttaatgatataTTGTAATCGTTTATAATTGATTTATATAAACAGAAGGTCCGGGTGGGACTTCTATgtatggagaacaaaagaaattgtaaataaattatgaaaattgagaTGTTTTATGTTCATTGATCTTCAGACAAATctctataattatttttttatctcatctAGAGGAAAATCTATAAATATGCCACGAGGACGATTACCGTTgataaaatgatatttttggaTGCTGTAAATATAATGATTGCAAGATGTTAATGAGATTCATTTCGTAACTCAGCAGAACAAAAATTGATATACATTTACCAAAATTCCCATTGCATTTAAATTCACCTAAAGTTTATGTATAACATATAATATATTGTATGTAATACAAAATGGATCTGTAAAGGTTTCTGTTCACATATTTTTGCAGTAAAATAATTGGAATTCACCCATTATAcaatcatttgaaatttatttgatttgctAATATTTTACAAGCCGATATACAGTATGCCGAAATATTTATCGATCCTCTCCTTCATTACCTAAAATACATTCAATTCAGGCACACACAATCACTGTTGGCTATTGTTTGATATTTTGGGCTGCCTTCTTCGCCTTGATGAGTTCCACAAGCTCCtgcaagtagaaaaaaaagaaaatttatatcTCGCCATAATTATTCGAAATTTAAATTCAGTATTTCGTTTATAAGTACGCCAAATGGATTATGTCAAATTCTGCAAATGAGTTAATCAatcttaaataattttaataatcccCCAAAATTACCTTATATCGCCTCATACACTCCTTCTTAGTCCTGCTAGGTAAGCATCCAGCGATAAGATCCCACTTCTCAGGTCCAGTTGTACTCGAGTAAGTCTTGAGTGCCTGTTCCAGCAATTGCTGTTCCGCCGGCGTCCACGGTTGATCCTTTCCCCCATTATTCCCGGGTCCATTACTGTTAACAGGTGGATCCAGTCTCTCCGTAACAGCAGGCATTCTCTCATCGATAGCTTCCTTGCTCTTCTTATCAGCAATGAAATTATCAAAAGCATTCTTATTCGCCTGTTCCTTCATACTCGATTTACTGAAATCCGTTGATTGCAGATCTTTCGCTTTGGCCAGTACTTCCTTCGCATTTCTCGTAACTCCATTATTCGCATGTTGATTGATAAAATTAGCCACGACATCCCAGCGTTGATTGGTCCCAGCGGGAAAAAGATTGACAGCTTTAATTAACAACTGCAGATCACCCTCTGTCCACGCAACAGATCCCCCTTTGCTCTGCTTCTCATGTGAATTATTCCTAACATCTGAGTGATTCGTCACCTGCGCCCTCCTCTCGGCCTCGATTTTACTCTCCGTATCAgccacaattttcaaaaatccattCCTCCCATTGCGTTGGATCTCCCTTGTCGCCTCTTCAAGTTCGTTCAGCTTGAACAGCTCACAAAACTTCTCGACGCACTCCATGTGCCTTATGCCCTCGGTTGAACTCTCCGAGAAGTAATTCTGTGACTTGCACAAGTCCCTCAGAGCTTTTCTCTCCTTCTTGAGTGCCTTCTTCTGGGCCTCGCGTTCTTGCTTCAACGCATCCTGTCGTGCCTTCTCCTCGGACTCCCTCTTGATCCTCTCCTCACGTTCCTTCTCAGCTGCCTCCTTAGCCAGTCTCTCCTCCTCGAGCTGCCTGGCCTTTGCCGCCTCCTGCTTCGCCCTCT encodes:
- the LOC135169760 gene encoding dnaJ homolog subfamily C member 2, translated to MDTTLTTPEDQPEQGCTIFNTISRLRKINVELAGPVILHAITHTTRLKSRFERNSINSKTPESTDDENEEENLIEDDLDYLRSLDPKEWKNQDHYAVLGLKKLRFEASEDMIKRAYKQKILRHHPDKRKAMGEEIRPDDDYFTCITRAWEMLGNPVKRRSYDSTDPFFNDDLPDEKDARVEFYDTMGRAFEANARWSVKQPVPKLGDPETARDKVEKFYSFWYDFDSWREYSYLDEEDKESGQDRDMRKWIEKKNKATRAKRKKEEMLRIRSLVDVAYNADPRIRKFQQEDKDKKTAVKRAKQEAAKARQLEEERLAKEAAEKEREERIKRESEEKARQDALKQEREAQKKALKKERKALRDLCKSQNYFSESSTEGIRHMECVEKFCELFKLNELEEATREIQRNGRNGFLKIVADTESKIEAERRAQVTNHSDVRNNSHEKQSKGGSVAWTEGDLQLLIKAVNLFPAGTNQRWDVVANFINQHANNGVTRNAKEVLAKAKDLQSTDFSKSSMKEQANKNAFDNFIADKKSKEAIDERMPAVTERLDPPVNSNGPGNNGGKDQPWTPAEQQLLEQALKTYSSTTGPEKWDLIAGCLPSRTKKECMRRYKELVELIKAKKAAQNIKQ